From Apium graveolens cultivar Ventura unplaced genomic scaffold, ASM990537v1 ctg3794, whole genome shotgun sequence, a single genomic window includes:
- the LOC141701410 gene encoding uncharacterized protein LOC141701410, whose amino-acid sequence MESLSNFDPYFQQRVDALGRKGLSPLQKCTTAMCMLAYGISADAVDDYVCIAWKCMFMIGHKGVPTILLEAVASSDLWIWHAFFGVAGSNNDINVLDRSPVFNEVLEGRAPEVNYNVNGKNYNLGYCLTDGIYPEWATFVKTISRPQGDKRRLFSKYQEGQRKDITSIWCATITIRNCT is encoded by the exons ATGGAATCTCTTTCAAATTTTGATCCATATTTTCAGCAAAGGGTTGATGCGTTGGGAAGGAAAGGGCTATCACCTTTACAAAAGTGTACGACGGCCATGTGTATGTTGGCATATGGAATATCTGCAGATGCTGTTGATGATTATGTGTGTATTG CATGGAAATGTATGTTCATGATTGGACATAAAGGAGTTCCGACAATTTTGCTTGAAGCAGTTGCCTCATCGGATCTATGGATATGGCATGCATTTTTTGGAGTTGCTGGTTCTAACAATGATATAAATGTGTTAGACCGTTCACCAGTATTTAATGAAGTGCTAGAAGGTCGTGCTCCTGAAGTAAACTACAATGTTAATGGTAAAAACTATAATTTGGGATATTGTTTAACAGATGGAATATATCCTGAATGGGCAACCTTCGTTAAAACGATTTCTCGTCCTCAAGGTGATAAGAGAAGATTGTTCTCAAAGTATCAAGAAGGACAACGAAAAGATATAACGAGCATTTGGTGTGCTACAATCACGATTCGCAATTGTACGTGA